Proteins found in one Microbacterium sp. LWS13-1.2 genomic segment:
- a CDS encoding ABC transporter permease: MTVENVLSPPARTLEPHDPFVASIVDPDADPSGGPLAAALDEERTDAATRRSALKPVIALLKQPTLVVSILVLALVTLWALVPSWFTAWDPNVGIPQDRLLPPSPEHVFGTDNLGRDLYARVVYGASTSLAATSVAVIVGLAVGSLFGLLAGFLRGFVDDAIMRFMDVLLAIPSLLLSLALITALGFGTLNVAIAVGLASIASFSRVMRAEVLQIATAVYVEAARVSGVRWYTVLRRHVLPNASGPVVALAALEFGVMVLAISSLSFLGFGAPPPTPEWGSLVAGGRDYLAVAWWLTTLPGLVIVTVVLSANRISRALERNGGIR; encoded by the coding sequence ATGACCGTCGAGAACGTGCTCTCCCCGCCCGCGCGCACCCTGGAGCCGCACGACCCGTTCGTCGCGTCGATCGTCGACCCCGACGCCGATCCGTCGGGCGGCCCGCTCGCGGCGGCCCTCGATGAAGAGCGAACGGATGCCGCCACCCGCCGGTCTGCGCTGAAGCCGGTCATCGCGCTGCTGAAGCAGCCGACCCTGGTCGTGTCGATCCTCGTGCTCGCGCTCGTGACGCTGTGGGCGCTGGTGCCGTCGTGGTTCACGGCCTGGGATCCCAACGTGGGAATCCCCCAGGATCGGCTGCTTCCGCCGAGCCCCGAGCACGTCTTCGGGACCGACAACCTCGGTCGCGACCTCTACGCCCGCGTCGTCTACGGCGCGTCGACGTCGCTGGCCGCGACCTCCGTTGCCGTCATCGTCGGCCTCGCCGTCGGGTCGCTGTTCGGCCTGCTCGCCGGGTTCCTCCGCGGGTTCGTGGACGACGCGATCATGCGCTTCATGGACGTGCTGCTCGCGATCCCTAGCCTGCTCCTGTCGCTGGCGCTCATCACCGCGCTCGGCTTCGGCACGCTCAACGTCGCGATCGCGGTCGGACTCGCGAGCATCGCCTCCTTCTCCCGGGTCATGCGCGCCGAGGTGCTGCAGATCGCCACCGCCGTCTACGTCGAGGCCGCCCGCGTCTCGGGCGTGCGCTGGTACACCGTGCTGCGCCGTCATGTGCTGCCCAACGCATCCGGCCCGGTGGTGGCGCTGGCCGCCCTCGAGTTCGGCGTGATGGTGCTCGCGATCTCGTCACTGTCGTTCCTCGGCTTCGGCGCGCCGCCGCCCACCCCCGAGTGGGGATCGCTCGTGGCGGGCGGACGCGACTACCTCGCCGTGGCGTGGTGGCTCACGACACTGCCGGGCCTCGTGATCGTCACCGTCGTGCTGTCGGCCAACCGCATCTCGCGCGCCCTCGAGCGCAATGGAGGAATCCGATGA